From the Pseudomonas lalucatii genome, the window TTTCATGCGATTGATATTGCCGCCGATAAAGGCGTCCGGATTCAGATCCTGAATCGCCAGCATGGCCTGATGCACGGTGCCGCCTGGCACGCGTCGAGCGATTTCCCACAGGGTGTCGTTGGCCGTGGTCTTGTATTCGTTACCCACCCTCGTACCGGACGTCGCAGGCGTCGTCGACGGCGCGGCTTGTGCCGCCGGGCGAGGCGCCGCCGGCGCCTGTGGACGCGGAGCCGGAGCCGCAACCGGCAGCTGCGGAGCGGCCGCTACCGCGGTTTGCGGGGAGTAGAGGGGCGGATCGAGCAGCAGGGTGTATTCGCGCAGCAGGCGACCATTGGGCCACAGCACTTCCACCAGGAAATTCAGATACGGCTCGCGCACCGGTTTGCTCGACGTCACCCGGATCACACTCTTGCCATTGGGCTTGAGGACCGGGGTGAACTTCAGGTCGGTCAGGAAGTACTGGCGGTCGACGCCAGCCCTGGTGAACTCTTCAGGAGCCGCCAGGCTCGGCAGGACCTCATTGGAGGCGAGATCGCGCACTTCCAACAATTCGATCTCAGCCACCAATGGCTGATTCAGCGCCGATTGCAGGGTTACTTCCCCCAGCCCTAGCGCGTGCGCCATACCGGAGGACAGTGCCGAAGCAGCTGCGATTGCCAGCACCAGTTTGCGAACCCGAACCATAGCGATATCCCTTGTTTTATCTTTTTCTCGGTAACCGAGAGGGTCTTGTAAATCGCTGCCTGCATCCGCCCGGAGGCGACTCCCCATGCAGCAATCAACTCAGCCAGTATTGCCAAGCTCGAAAGATTCTTCAAATTTCAGGGTAAGTATCTTTGACAGATAGTGTTTTATCAATCACTCGCCCAGTTGCACGGCGTTCGAGGCCGCGCCTTTTCTTACATTATCAGACGCAATCCACAAATTGAGCCCAGCGGAGTCACTCCATGGCGACGGCCCGCCAATCAGGCGCGAGCCCGCCATAGCCGGATAATCGCCGCCCCGGCAGGCCCGAGGCTTGATCCGCCTCGCAAGACGGGTGAAATAGATGTCCCTTCCAGATGCGGAGCCCTGCCACCACGGCGGCCGCTTGGCCACTCCATCGACCACGCCTCCCCCGCCAACGCAGTCGCAGGCCCCGCCCGGCACTCGATCGCCGAGCGCCGCCAAAGCAAAGGAGCGGGGCCGCCTGTCGATCGAGACCCAGTTCGATCACAGGCAGCACCCGCCCCTTTTCACAGCACCGGCGAGGCCCGACCGAATCGGCCAGGCCCAGCGACTCAGCGCTCCAGCAGGATCCGCAGCATGCGCCGCAGCGGCTCGGCCGCGCCCCACAGCAGCTGGTCGCCCACGGTGAAAGCGCCCAGGTAGTGCGAGCCCATGTTCAGCTTGCGCAGGCGACCGACCGGTACGCTGAGGGTACCGGTGACAGCCGTCGGGCCCAGTTCGCGGATGCTCGCCTCGCGCTGGTTCGGCACCAGCTTGACCCAGGGATTGTGCTGGCTGATCAGGCCCTCGATATCGGACAGCGGCACATCCTTGTTCAGCTTGATGGTCAGCGCCTGGCTGTGGCAACGCATGGCGCCGATGCGCACACAGATGCCGTCCACCGGAATCGGGCTCTTGAAGCGACCGAGGATCTTGTTGGTCTCGGCCTGGGCCTTCCACTCCTCGCGGCTCTGCCCGTTCGGCAGCTCCTTGTCGATGTAGGGGATCAGGCTGCCGGCCAGCGGCACGCCGAAGTTGTCCACCGGGAAGGCCTCGCCACGCATGGCCTCGGCTACCTTGCGGTCGATGTCGAGGATGGCGCTGGCCGGGTCGGCCAGATCGTCGGCTACCGCGCCGTTGATCGCGCCCATCTGCCTGATCAGCTCGCGCATGTTCTGCGCGCCGGCGCCACTGGCGGCCTGGTAGGTCATGGCGCTCATCCACTCGACCACGCCGGCCTCGTACAGGCCACCCAGGGCCATCAGCATCAGGCTGACGGTACAGTTGCCGCCGATGTAGTTCTTCGTGCCGGCATCGAGGGACTGGTCGATCACCTTGCGGTTGACCGGGTCCAGCACGATGACCGAGTCATCGGCCATGCGCAGCGAGGACGCCGCGTCGATCCAGTAGCCCTGCCAGCCGGCCTCGCGCAGCTTGGGGAAGACCTCGCTGGTGTAGTCGCCGCCCTGGCAGGTGAGGATCACGTCCAGACCCTTCAGCTCGTCGATGCTGTAGGCGTCCTTCAGCGGGGCGATGTCCTTGCCGATGGCCGGCCCCTGGCCGCCGACATTGGAGGTGGTGAAGAACACCGGCTCGATCAAGTCGAAATCCCGCTCTTCCAGCATGCGCTGCATGAGTACGGAACCGACCATGCCACGCCAACCGATCAGACCTACACGTTTCATAACGACTACACCTATGTGAACAGACCGCCGGAACCACCCCGGCGAAGCTGGAAGATTACAGACTGCGCAGCGCTTCGACTACCGCATCGCCCATGGTCGCGGTACCGACCCTGGTCATGCCCGCGGAATGGATGTCGCCGGTGCGCAGCCCCTGGTCGAGCACCTTGCTCACCGCGAGTTCGATGGCGTCGGCCGCGGCGCCCTGGTTGAAGCTGTAGCGCAGCATCATCGACACCGACAGGATGGTCGCCAGCGGGTTGGCGATACCCTGCCCCGCGATGTCCGGCGCGCTGCCATGGCACGGCTCGTACATGCCCTTGTTGTCGGCATCCAGCGAGGCCGAGGGCAGCATGCCGATGGAGCCGGTGAGCATGGAAGCCTCATCCGAGAGGATGTCGCCGAACATGTTGTCGGTGACCATCACGTCGAACTGCTTGGGTCCGCGCACCAGCTGCATCGCCGCGTTGTCCACGTACATGTGGCTCAGCTCGACGTCGGGATAGTCCCTGGCCACTTCCTCCACCACGGTGCGCCACAACTGGCTGGAGGCCAGCACGTTGGCCTTGTCCACCGAGCACAGCTTCTTGTTGCGCACCCGAGCCATGTCGAAGCCGACACGGGCGATACGGCGGATCTCGCTCTCGCTGTACGGCAGGGTGTCGTAGGCCATGCGCTCGCCGTTCTCCAACACCTTGCTCTCGCGCGGCTGACCGAAGTAGATGCCGCCGGTCAGCTCGCGGACGATGAGGATATCCAGGCCCGCCACCACCTCCGGCTTCAGCGAGGAGGCATCGGCCAGTTGCGGATAGAGGATGGCCGGGCGCAGGTTGGCGAACAGCCCCAGCTGCGAGCGGATCTTCAGCAGGCCACGCTCCGGGCGCAGGGCCGGGTCGATGGCATCCCACTTGGGTCCGCCGACGGCGCCGAGCAGGATGGCATCGGCGGCACGGGCACGGGCCAGGGTCTCGTCGGCCAGCGGCACGCCGTACTTGTCATAGGCGGCGCCACCCAGCTCGTCGAAGCTCAGCTCGAAGTCCAGGGCGTACTTGTCGTTGGCCAGCTGCAGCACCTTGACCGCCTCGGCCATGATCTCCGGGCCGATGCCATCGCCGGGAAGAACCAGAATCTGCTTGCTCATTGCATTCCTCAATCATGGTGCAAGGCCCGGCCGTTCTGCACCGGGCCTCCATTCGGTGGGTTACGGCCTACGGCCTAACCCACCCTTCAAATTATTTGATCGCGCCGAACAGCCAGGGGCTGCGCTGCCGGTAGCCAGCCTCGAAGGCCTCGATCGCCTCGGCATCCTGCAGGGTCAGGCCGATGTCGTCCAGGCCGTTGAGCAGGCAGTGCTTGCGGAAGGCATCGACCTCGAAGCCGTACTGCTTGCCGTCCGGACGGGTCACGGTCTGCGCCGCCAGGTCGACGGTCAGTTGGTAGCCCTCTTCCGCCTCGCACTGCTGGAACAGTTCATCGACGTCGCGCTCGGCGAGAATGATCGGCAGCAGGCCGTTCTTGAAGCTGTTGTTGTAGAAGATATCGGCGAAACTCGGCGCGATGATGGCGCGGAAACCGTACTCCTCCAGCGCCCAGGGTGCATGCTCGCGGGACGAGCCACAGCCGAAGTTCTCCCGTGCCAGCAACACGCTGGCGCCCTGGTAACGGGGGAAGTTGAGCACGAACTGCGGGTTGACCGGGCGCTGGGAGCAGTCCTGGTTCGGCTGACCGACATCCAGGTAGCGCCACTCGTCGAACAGGTTGGGCCCGAAGCCGCTACGCTTGATCGACTTGAGGAACTGCTTGGGAATGATCTGATCGGTGTCGACATTGGCGCGGTCGAGCGGCGCGACGAGGCCGGCATGCTGGGTAAAGGCTTTCATCATCTAGCTCCTCAGGCCTGGATCAGTTCGCGTACGTCGATGAAGCGGCCGGTCACCGCCGCGGCGGCGGCCATGGCCGGGCTGACCAGGTGGGTACGCCCACCGGCGCCCTGGCGCCCCTCGAAGTTGCGATTGGAGGTGGAGGCGCAATGCTCGCCGCTGCCCAGCTTGTCCGGGTTCATCGCCAGGCACATGGAGCAGCCCGGCTCGCGCCACTCGAAGCCGGCCTCGATGAAGACCTTGTCCAGGCCTTCCGCCTCGGCCTGCGCCTTGACCAGGCCGGAACCCGGCACCACCAGCGCCTGCTTGACCGTCGCCGCCACCTTGCGTCCCTTGGCCACCTCGGCCGCGGCACGCAGGTCCTCGATCCGCGAGTTGGTGCAGGAACCGATGAATACCCGATCCAGCATGATGTCGGTAATCGGCTGATTCGCCGACAGCCCCATATACTTGAGGGCACGGACGATGGAGTCGCGCTTGACCGGGTCGGCCTCGGCCGCCGGGTCCGGCACCTTCTGATCGACCGCCAGGACCATTTCGGGCGAGGTGCCCCAGCTGACCTGCGGCTTGATGTCTTCGGCACGCAACTCGACCTCGGTGTCGAAGCGGGCGTCGGCATCCGACACCAGCTCGCGCCACTGGGCGACGGCCTTGTCCCAGTCCGCGCCCTTGGGTGCGAAGGGGCGACCCTCGACATAGGCGATGGTCTTCTCGTCCACCGCCACCAGGCCGACCCGCGCACCTGCCTCGATCGCCATGTTGCAGATGGTCATGCGCCCTTCCAGGGACAGATCGCGGATCGCGCTGCCGGCGAACTCCAGGGCGTGGCCATTGCCGCCGGCGGTGCCGATCTTGCCGATCACCGCGAGGACTATGTCCTTGGCGGTGACGCCGAAGGGCAGCCGGCCCTCTACCCGCACCTGCATGTTCTTCATCTTCTTGGCCACCAGGCACTGGGTCGCCAGCACATGCTCGACCTCGGAGGTGCCGATGCCGTGGGCCAGGGCACCGAAGGCGCCGTGGGTGGAGGTGTGCGAATCGCCGCAGACCACGGTCATGCCCGGCAGCGTGGCGCCCTGCTCCGGGCCGACCACGTGGACGATGCCCTGGCGGCTGTCGTTCATCTTGAATTCGAGGATGCCGAAGTCGTCGCAGTTCTCGTCCAGGGTCTGCACCTGGATACGCGACACCTCGTCGACGATCGCCTCCAGGCCGCCCTGGCGCTCGGCCTTGGTGGTCGGCACGTTGTGGTCCGGGGTGGCGATGTTGGCGTCGATGCGCCACGGCTTGCGGCCGGCCAGGCGCAGGCCCTCGAAGGCCTGCGGCGAGGTCACCTCGTGGAGGATATGGCGATCGATATAGATCAGCGACGAGCCATCGTCGCGACGCTTCACCTCGTGCATGTCCCAGAGCTTGTCGTAGAGCGTTTTGCCGGCCATCAGCGAATCCCTCATCAGCGTGCTTCTATGCCCGGGCGAATAGCCCTGCGGCTTATGGGGACGATCCTAGGGGCTTGCTTAAAATTACTCAAATTCATATTTTTCATCCATTGGATAACCAATTGGAATCCTTCATGGACCTGGCCACCCTCAACGCCTTTATCGCCATCGCCGAGACCGGCAGCTTCTCGGAAGCCGCCGAGCGCCTGCACCTGACCCAGCCGGCGGTCAGCAAGCGCATCGCCAGCCTGGAACAGCAGTTGAACGTGCGCCTGTTCGACCGCCTCGGCCGCGAGGTGAGCCTGACCGAGGCCGGCCGCGCCCTACTGCCGCGGGCCTACCAAATCCTCAATGTGCTGGACGACACCCGCCGCGCCCTGACCAACCTCAACGGCGAGATCGCCGGCCGCCTGACCCTGGCCACCAGCCACCATATCGGCCTGCACCGCCTGCCGCCCTTGCTGCGCGCCTTCACCCGGGCGCACCCGCAGGTGGCGCTGGACATCCAGTTCCTCGACTCGGAGGTGGCCTACGAGGAGGTCCTGCACGGCCGCGCCGAACTGGCGGTGATCACCCTGGCGCCCGAGACCCGCGAGCCGGTACGCGCCGTGCCGGTCTGGGACGACCCACTGGACTTCGTCGCCGCCCCCGAGCATCCCCTGGCCCGCAGCGGCGGCGTCGAACTGGCCGACGTGGCACGCCACCCGGCGGTGTTTCCCGGCGGCAACACCTTCACCCACCACATCGTCCAACGCCTGTTCGAGGCCCAGGGCCTGACGCCGAACATCGCCATGAGCACCAACTACCTGGAGACCATCAAGATGATGGTGGCCATCGGCCTGGCCTGGAGCGTGCTGCCGCGCACCATGCTCGACGACCAGGTGGCCCGCCTGCCCCTGCCGGGCATTCAACTGTCACGACAGCTGGGCTATATCCTGCACACCGAGCGCACCCTGTCGAACGCCGCGCGGGCCTTCATGGGACTGCTCGACGCCCAGCGCGGCGATCTTGCACCGACCTCCACGCAACGGCTAACGTGAGGCGCATCTCGCCTCGCCGGCACCCGGGAGTGTTCCAACCAGCCCATGCACCAGCGCCGCGCCGCTCCAGTTCATCGATAAAGGGGACGCCCATGGCCGACAGCAGTGACCGCCCGGCCCCGCAGGACTTGCCGCTCTCCGCGACCCCGGCGCGGGAATCGGCCTGGGATGCCGCGCCGCGTCTGCTCGCCGCACTGAACGGCGCTCGCCTCGCGGCCTGGCACTGGGACATTGAGCAGGGCCGACTCGCTTGGTCCCCTGGCGTCGCGGCACTGTTCGGCCTGCCCGCCGCCGAACCTGAGCAGGAAGCGTTCGACTATTTCGCGCGAATTCAGGCAGAAGACCTGGACGCGGTGCTGCACCTATTCCAGCAGCTGCAAGACGACACCGCTCAGCCGGAGCCCGTGCGCCATCGTGCTCGCTGGCCGGACGGCAGCCTGCACTGGCTGGAGATCAGCGGCGGCACGCACCGGGACGATGACGGCGCCAGATATGCGGCGGGCGTCGTTCGCGTGATCGGCGCCCAGCGGCAGGACGGCCCGAGCGCGGCCCGCAGCGCCAGCGAGGAGCAGTTCGCCAGGGCCCTCCACAACACCCCGGACAGCGTGGTGATCACCGAGAAGGCCTGCGGGCGCTTCATCGAGGTCAATGCCAGCTTCGAACGCCAGTTCGGCTGGCGCCGGGCCGAGGCCGTGGGCCGCAGCTCCCTGGCCCTGGGCCTCTGGCTGCACCCGGCGGACCGCCAGCAACTCCTGCACGCCCTGCGGGAGGACGGCAGCCTGCGCCCCTTGGAGACCCGCCTGGTCAGCCGCGACGGACAGGTCAGCGACTACCTGATCCATGGCGGCGAGATCGAACTGGACGGCGTCGCCTGCCTGGCCCTGACGGTCCGCGACATCAGTCGGCAGAAGGCACAGGAACAGGCGCTGCGGGACAGCCGCGAACGCCTGACCCTGGCCCTCGAGTCGGCGGCCCTCGGCACCTGGGACTGGCACATTGCCAGCGGCACCCTCTACGGCTCGGCGCGCGCCGCCGCCCTCCACGGTCTGCCAGGCGCCCCCTACGAAGGCCCGTTCCAGCCCTTCTTCGCCAGCGTGCCGGAAGACGACCGGCGCGCCATGCAGCAGGCCTACCGCACGCTGCTCGACGGCGCCCGCGGCGAATACCAGGTGACCTACCGGGTACGCCATCCCGGCGGCACGCTGCATTACCTGGAGAGCACCGCCAGGCTCTACCGCGACGACACGGGCAACCCGGTGCGCATGGCCGGCGTGCTGATGGACATCAGCGAGCGGGTCCAGCGCGAACAACGCCTGACCGCCTCGGAGGAGAAATTCGCCTCCCTGTTCCAGGCCAGCCCGGACCCGATCTGCGTCTCGCGCATCCGCGACGGCGTGTTCATCGAGGTCAACCCCAG encodes:
- a CDS encoding LysR family transcriptional regulator produces the protein MDLATLNAFIAIAETGSFSEAAERLHLTQPAVSKRIASLEQQLNVRLFDRLGREVSLTEAGRALLPRAYQILNVLDDTRRALTNLNGEIAGRLTLATSHHIGLHRLPPLLRAFTRAHPQVALDIQFLDSEVAYEEVLHGRAELAVITLAPETREPVRAVPVWDDPLDFVAAPEHPLARSGGVELADVARHPAVFPGGNTFTHHIVQRLFEAQGLTPNIAMSTNYLETIKMMVAIGLAWSVLPRTMLDDQVARLPLPGIQLSRQLGYILHTERTLSNAARAFMGLLDAQRGDLAPTSTQRLT
- the asd gene encoding aspartate-semialdehyde dehydrogenase, giving the protein MKRVGLIGWRGMVGSVLMQRMLEERDFDLIEPVFFTTSNVGGQGPAIGKDIAPLKDAYSIDELKGLDVILTCQGGDYTSEVFPKLREAGWQGYWIDAASSLRMADDSVIVLDPVNRKVIDQSLDAGTKNYIGGNCTVSLMLMALGGLYEAGVVEWMSAMTYQAASGAGAQNMRELIRQMGAINGAVADDLADPASAILDIDRKVAEAMRGEAFPVDNFGVPLAGSLIPYIDKELPNGQSREEWKAQAETNKILGRFKSPIPVDGICVRIGAMRCHSQALTIKLNKDVPLSDIEGLISQHNPWVKLVPNQREASIRELGPTAVTGTLSVPVGRLRKLNMGSHYLGAFTVGDQLLWGAAEPLRRMLRILLER
- the leuD gene encoding 3-isopropylmalate dehydratase small subunit encodes the protein MKAFTQHAGLVAPLDRANVDTDQIIPKQFLKSIKRSGFGPNLFDEWRYLDVGQPNQDCSQRPVNPQFVLNFPRYQGASVLLARENFGCGSSREHAPWALEEYGFRAIIAPSFADIFYNNSFKNGLLPIILAERDVDELFQQCEAEEGYQLTVDLAAQTVTRPDGKQYGFEVDAFRKHCLLNGLDDIGLTLQDAEAIEAFEAGYRQRSPWLFGAIK
- the leuC gene encoding 3-isopropylmalate dehydratase large subunit; the protein is MAGKTLYDKLWDMHEVKRRDDGSSLIYIDRHILHEVTSPQAFEGLRLAGRKPWRIDANIATPDHNVPTTKAERQGGLEAIVDEVSRIQVQTLDENCDDFGILEFKMNDSRQGIVHVVGPEQGATLPGMTVVCGDSHTSTHGAFGALAHGIGTSEVEHVLATQCLVAKKMKNMQVRVEGRLPFGVTAKDIVLAVIGKIGTAGGNGHALEFAGSAIRDLSLEGRMTICNMAIEAGARVGLVAVDEKTIAYVEGRPFAPKGADWDKAVAQWRELVSDADARFDTEVELRAEDIKPQVSWGTSPEMVLAVDQKVPDPAAEADPVKRDSIVRALKYMGLSANQPITDIMLDRVFIGSCTNSRIEDLRAAAEVAKGRKVAATVKQALVVPGSGLVKAQAEAEGLDKVFIEAGFEWREPGCSMCLAMNPDKLGSGEHCASTSNRNFEGRQGAGGRTHLVSPAMAAAAAVTGRFIDVRELIQA
- the leuB gene encoding 3-isopropylmalate dehydrogenase, which produces MSKQILVLPGDGIGPEIMAEAVKVLQLANDKYALDFELSFDELGGAAYDKYGVPLADETLARARAADAILLGAVGGPKWDAIDPALRPERGLLKIRSQLGLFANLRPAILYPQLADASSLKPEVVAGLDILIVRELTGGIYFGQPRESKVLENGERMAYDTLPYSESEIRRIARVGFDMARVRNKKLCSVDKANVLASSQLWRTVVEEVARDYPDVELSHMYVDNAAMQLVRGPKQFDVMVTDNMFGDILSDEASMLTGSIGMLPSASLDADNKGMYEPCHGSAPDIAGQGIANPLATILSVSMMLRYSFNQGAAADAIELAVSKVLDQGLRTGDIHSAGMTRVGTATMGDAVVEALRSL